TTTCCTCTCGTCGGCCTTCCTCTGCTGATCCGACTTGCGGGCCTCGGCTTTCTTCTGCTGCTCGGCGCGCTTCTGCTGCTCCTGGTCGTACTGGCGGTGGAACTGCTCGCGCCTCAACACGACCCGGCGGTCGACCTCGGCCTGGCGCTGATAGAACGCCGGCGGCCGTGCCAGGATCTGCGGCTTCGCTTTCGCGTCGGCGTTGGCGAAAGCGGTCTGTCCCCGCCGCACCGGCACGTTGCCGCGCGGCGAGCGGATGACCGATTCGCCCGAGTTCACCTTGTCGTACGTGCCCGGCGGGTGCTCCGCCCGCTCGCCCGGTGCGGGCGGCGGGTAGTACGCGGGCTCGTGATCGGTGCCGCGGATGCCGATCGTCGCGGTCGGCGTGACGACCGAATAACCGGCCGGGTTGCGCTTGCCGACGAGGCCGGTGATCGAGCGCAGCGCGCCTTTGACGAGCGACCAGGTGGCGGTGTTCTCCGCGGGCGGTCCGTCGGGGGCGTAGCGATAAGCGTCGATCTTCATGCGGGTGGCGGGCCGGATCGTGACGCTCGCGCCGTCGGCCATCGCGAGCAGCGCCCACGACTGCACGCCGGTCTGCAGCGCATCGCCGGGCTCGAGGGCCATGCCCGCCTGCGCGGCGCGCGCGGTGCCGGCGCGAGTGAGCCTCACTTCGCCTTCGAGCGAATCGATGGTGCCGATCGGCGGCGGCGCGGCGGCTGCGGGTGCGGGCGGAGGCGCGGGCGGCTTGGCCTCGGCGGGCTTGTCGGCCGGGGGCGGCGGAGGCGTCGACGGCGGCGCTTGCTTGGCGGCGGGCGGCGGCGCGGGCACGGAAGCCGGCTCGTGCTTACCGCACGCCGCGATCGCGCA
The DNA window shown above is from Burkholderiales bacterium and carries:
- a CDS encoding FecR domain-containing protein, with translation MRSAVFAMLVAACAIAACGKHEPASVPAPPPAAKQAPPSTPPPPPADKPAEAKPPAPPPAPAAAAPPPIGTIDSLEGEVRLTRAGTARAAQAGMALEPGDALQTGVQSWALLAMADGASVTIRPATRMKIDAYRYAPDGPPAENTATWSLVKGALRSITGLVGKRNPAGYSVVTPTATIGIRGTDHEPAYYPPPAPGERAEHPPGTYDKVNSGESVIRSPRGNVPVRRGQTAFANADAKAKPQILARPPAFYQRQAEVDRRVVLRREQFHRQYDQEQQKRAEQQKKAEARKSDQQRKADERKAEPRRAPEKKAAEKKADDRKARQADKASLPPGVADRIRNMQRGDKATPAEPGRREAQPAQKSQQTGPQRAQQPAQPRSAQPERPSAQRQQAQQRPQREGQPQRPQPQREAQQPQRPQPQRPEARQNERQQRKGEEGKR